In one Prosthecochloris aestuarii DSM 271 genomic region, the following are encoded:
- a CDS encoding ABC transporter ATP-binding protein, with protein sequence MEPLLTIEHLWFSFSPTGAPLFEELDLRVETGDFVLLRGVSGSGKSTLLRLICRLQPFSKGRILFKGVPVDALKPPELRRQVLYVAQIPSMIDDTVKANLLFPFSFSVNSDKQAPDDHELIRMLSDFYLQDITLQQPALNLSVGQQQRVALMRALLQQPEILLLDEPTSALDADSAAMVFSIIETLNREKGMTIICVTHSDYRPETVEPALYILKNRTFHRL encoded by the coding sequence ATGGAACCATTGCTAACTATCGAGCATCTCTGGTTTTCCTTCAGCCCGACAGGCGCGCCATTGTTCGAAGAGCTCGATCTGCGTGTCGAAACCGGAGATTTTGTTCTTCTCAGGGGCGTGTCCGGAAGCGGTAAATCGACCCTGCTTCGCCTGATCTGTCGGTTGCAGCCCTTCTCGAAAGGGCGTATTTTGTTTAAAGGAGTGCCTGTCGATGCATTGAAGCCACCCGAACTGCGACGTCAGGTCTTGTATGTCGCCCAGATCCCCTCAATGATCGATGACACTGTGAAGGCCAATCTGCTTTTTCCTTTTTCCTTTTCAGTCAACAGCGACAAGCAAGCCCCTGATGATCATGAGTTAATCAGGATGCTCTCGGATTTCTATCTTCAGGATATTACTCTTCAGCAGCCTGCGCTCAATCTCTCTGTCGGGCAGCAGCAGCGGGTGGCATTGATGCGGGCGCTCCTGCAGCAGCCGGAAATACTTCTGCTGGACGAACCCACCTCAGCCCTTGATGCCGATAGCGCTGCCATGGTATTCAGTATTATTGAGACGTTGAACCGGGAGAAAGGGATGACGATCATCTGTGTGACGCACAGCGATTACAGGCCTGAAACGGTTGAACCTGCTCTGTATATTCTCAAGAACCGCACATTTCATCGTTTATGA
- a CDS encoding recombinase family protein: MTYQNREAGRLIGYARVSTGGQELHSQIDALKKAGVPEKLIFIDKASGAKSERPGLDSCMQELQAGDTLVIWRLDRLGRSLKHLIETVEGLMERGVGFRSISDGGIDTTTASGEMVFNIFATLAQFERRLIQERTQAGLKAARARGRRGGRPKISANDPKVKMAKKLSKNYNISIGEICNTLKISRATYYRFLKIG; the protein is encoded by the coding sequence ATGACTTACCAAAACAGAGAAGCCGGCCGCCTGATCGGGTACGCCCGGGTCTCCACCGGTGGTCAGGAACTCCATTCACAGATCGACGCGCTGAAAAAAGCAGGTGTCCCGGAAAAACTCATCTTCATCGATAAAGCGAGCGGAGCAAAATCAGAACGTCCGGGTCTCGACAGCTGCATGCAGGAACTGCAGGCAGGGGACACCCTGGTGATCTGGAGACTGGACCGGCTCGGCAGATCCCTGAAGCACCTCATCGAGACCGTCGAGGGACTGATGGAAAGGGGAGTAGGATTCCGTTCGATCAGCGATGGAGGCATTGATACCACGACGGCTTCCGGTGAAATGGTGTTCAACATCTTCGCCACCTTGGCGCAATTCGAGCGCAGGTTGATCCAGGAGCGGACCCAGGCTGGATTGAAAGCTGCCCGGGCAAGAGGAAGAAGGGGCGGACGGCCGAAGATTTCAGCGAACGATCCGAAGGTCAAGATGGCGAAGAAGCTGAGTAAGAACTATAACATCAGCATCGGGGAGATCTGCAATACGCTGAAGATTTCGCGGGCAACGTATTACAGGTTTCTGAAGATTGGGTAG
- a CDS encoding citrate/2-methylcitrate synthase: MSIVINKETRAVIIGGAAGLSAAKKMAEFDFLVKRPLTVQAFVYPPEEGQQKEIFLGGELKNVKVYSALEKALEENPQINTALIYLGASRATQATMEALESKNIQLVSVITEGVPEKDAKKLRIVAEKKGKTLNGPSSIGIMSAGQCRLGVIGGEFKNLKLCNLYRPGSFGVITKSGGLSNEAMWLCAQNGNGITSAVAIGGDAYPGTDFVNYLEMFDKDPETKAVVMIGEVGGTLEEEAAEWLGKEPRSIRLIAAIGGTCQEVLPQGMKFGHAGAKEGKKGTGSARSKINALREAGAIVPDTFGGLSKAIKQVYEELLADGSIAPEQPLDDALLPELPPKVQKVIKEGEVIVDPLIRTTISDDRGEEPRYRGYAASQLCEKGYGIEDVIGLLWNKKLPTREESEIVKRIIMISADHGPAVSGAYGTILGACAGIDMPQAVSAGMTMIGPRFGGAVTNAGKYFQMGVKDFPNDIPGFLAWMKKNVGPVPGIGHRVKSLRNPDQRVKYLVSYVKNETSLRTPCLDFALEVEKVTSAKKDNLILNVDGTMGAILMDLGFPIHSLNGFFVLARTIGMIGHWIDQNEQNSRLIRLYDYLINYAVEDEREVPEKK; the protein is encoded by the coding sequence GTGAGCATTGTTATTAATAAAGAAACTCGTGCGGTAATCATTGGCGGTGCAGCTGGTCTGAGTGCTGCAAAGAAAATGGCCGAGTTCGATTTCCTTGTGAAGCGTCCTCTTACCGTGCAGGCATTTGTCTATCCTCCTGAAGAGGGTCAGCAGAAAGAGATCTTTCTCGGTGGCGAACTCAAGAACGTCAAAGTCTATTCAGCTCTTGAGAAAGCACTTGAAGAGAACCCTCAGATCAATACCGCATTGATCTATCTCGGTGCTTCCCGCGCTACGCAGGCTACCATGGAAGCACTCGAATCGAAAAACATTCAGCTTGTTTCCGTTATTACTGAAGGCGTGCCTGAAAAAGATGCCAAAAAACTTCGCATCGTCGCAGAGAAAAAAGGCAAAACGCTTAATGGTCCTTCTTCTATCGGCATCATGTCTGCCGGCCAGTGCCGTCTTGGCGTGATCGGTGGTGAGTTTAAAAATCTTAAACTCTGCAACCTCTACCGTCCCGGCTCGTTTGGCGTCATTACCAAATCCGGCGGACTGTCGAACGAAGCGATGTGGCTTTGCGCTCAGAATGGTAACGGCATTACCTCAGCCGTAGCTATCGGCGGCGATGCCTATCCCGGCACCGACTTTGTCAATTATCTTGAAATGTTCGACAAAGATCCGGAAACAAAAGCGGTTGTCATGATCGGTGAAGTCGGCGGCACTCTTGAAGAAGAGGCAGCCGAGTGGCTCGGAAAAGAACCGCGCAGCATTCGTCTGATCGCAGCAATCGGCGGAACCTGTCAGGAAGTGCTTCCGCAGGGGATGAAATTCGGTCATGCCGGCGCAAAAGAAGGCAAAAAGGGAACCGGTTCAGCCCGCTCAAAAATCAATGCGCTTCGTGAAGCAGGAGCTATCGTTCCCGATACCTTCGGTGGACTGAGCAAGGCTATTAAACAGGTCTACGAAGAACTTCTTGCTGACGGCTCTATCGCTCCCGAGCAGCCGCTCGACGATGCTCTTCTGCCGGAGCTGCCTCCGAAAGTACAGAAGGTTATCAAAGAGGGCGAGGTGATCGTTGATCCGCTTATTCGCACCACGATCTCCGATGACCGTGGCGAAGAGCCTCGTTACAGAGGTTATGCCGCTTCTCAGCTCTGCGAAAAAGGTTATGGCATCGAAGATGTGATAGGCCTGCTCTGGAACAAGAAGCTTCCGACCCGCGAGGAGTCAGAAATTGTCAAACGTATCATCATGATTTCCGCGGATCACGGTCCGGCAGTGTCAGGTGCGTATGGCACTATTCTTGGCGCATGTGCAGGAATTGACATGCCGCAGGCCGTATCGGCAGGTATGACTATGATCGGCCCACGTTTCGGTGGCGCGGTTACCAATGCTGGTAAATACTTCCAGATGGGCGTTAAGGACTTCCCGAACGACATTCCTGGCTTTCTGGCCTGGATGAAGAAAAATGTCGGTCCGGTTCCAGGTATCGGCCATCGTGTCAAGAGCCTCAGAAATCCTGATCAGCGAGTCAAGTACCTGGTCTCTTACGTCAAGAATGAAACATCTCTTCGTACCCCTTGCCTCGACTTTGCTCTTGAAGTAGAAAAAGTCACAAGCGCGAAAAAGGATAACCTTATTCTGAATGTTGACGGAACCATGGGTGCAATTTTGATGGATCTTGGTTTCCCGATTCACTCGCTCAATGGTTTCTTCGTGCTCGCACGGACGATCGGCATGATCGGCCACTGGATTGATCAGAACGAGCAGAACTCGCGTCTGATCAGGCTCTACGACTACCTCATTAACTACGCTGTAGAAGACGAGAGGGAAGTGCCAGAGAAGAAGTAA
- the lgt gene encoding prolipoprotein diacylglyceryl transferase has translation MLSWWQNLPSGMDPIIFTVGGFPVRWYGMMYILAFAVVYILTRYRIKNEQLPYSPAFVGDALTWAMVGVLLGGRIGYLLFYSFPEFIANPLGSIIPVSFSGGCSFSGIAGMSYHGGAIGVIIALMLFTRNRKVPFLKTIDLFITALPLGYTFGRIGNFINGELYGRVTDAAIGMYFPSAPGFALRHPSQLYEAFFEGIVLFVILWTIRKQSPYPGFLSGIYLFGYGFVRFFIEFYREPDAHLGFVFMQFSMGQLLCLAMMAAGIGVLLASKQLSLAGQRKQ, from the coding sequence ATGCTTTCATGGTGGCAAAATCTTCCTTCCGGGATGGACCCGATTATTTTTACCGTAGGCGGTTTTCCCGTCCGCTGGTATGGAATGATGTATATCCTCGCATTCGCGGTGGTCTATATCCTCACCCGGTACCGCATAAAAAATGAACAGCTTCCCTACTCTCCAGCCTTTGTCGGCGACGCTCTGACATGGGCGATGGTCGGAGTCCTTCTCGGCGGAAGGATCGGCTACCTTCTCTTCTACAGCTTTCCTGAATTCATTGCCAATCCGCTCGGCTCGATCATTCCCGTTTCCTTTTCCGGCGGATGCAGTTTTTCGGGAATTGCAGGTATGTCCTATCATGGCGGGGCTATCGGGGTCATCATCGCGCTTATGCTGTTCACCCGCAATCGCAAGGTGCCGTTTCTGAAAACCATCGACCTGTTTATCACGGCCCTGCCGCTTGGCTATACCTTTGGCAGAATAGGAAACTTCATCAATGGAGAGCTCTATGGAAGAGTGACCGATGCCGCTATTGGCATGTATTTTCCTTCAGCCCCGGGCTTTGCGCTCCGTCACCCATCTCAGCTTTATGAAGCCTTTTTCGAAGGAATCGTACTCTTCGTCATTCTGTGGACGATTCGCAAACAATCTCCATACCCGGGCTTTCTCTCAGGGATTTACCTTTTCGGTTACGGCTTTGTGCGATTTTTCATTGAATTCTATCGTGAACCGGACGCTCATCTCGGATTCGTGTTCATGCAGTTTTCAATGGGGCAGTTGCTCTGCCTTGCCATGATGGCCGCAGGCATCGGGGTCCTTCTGGCCTCAAAACAACTATCGTTAGCGGGACAAAGAAAGCAGTAG
- a CDS encoding ATP citrate lyase citrate-binding domain-containing protein, which yields MAKILEGSAMKFFNKWGIPVPNYVVVMDPNRLAQLGEANKWLRESKLVVKAHEAIGGRFKLGLVKLGLNLEEAVEASREMIGRKIGTAEIRQVIVAEMLDHDEEYYVSIAGNPDGAELLLSSKGGVDIEDNWDTVQRIHIPIDETPSLEALTDLATKAGFGDQEIAERVAKIASRLILCYDNEDAQSIEINPLVIRKSDMRFAALDAVMNVDWDARFRHPDWDFKPVSEIGRPFTEAEQQIMDIDSRIKGSVKFVEVPGGEVALLTAGGGASVFYADAVVARGGSIANYAEYSGAPPDWAVEALTETLCQLPNIKHIIVGGAIANFTDVKATFGGIINGLRESKANGYLDGVKIWVRRGGPNESEGLAAISKLKDEGFDIHVYDRNIPMTDIVDMAMNV from the coding sequence ATGGCAAAAATACTTGAAGGGTCGGCAATGAAGTTTTTCAACAAGTGGGGCATTCCGGTGCCAAACTATGTTGTTGTCATGGACCCGAACAGACTGGCTCAGCTGGGCGAGGCCAACAAGTGGCTTAGAGAATCAAAACTTGTTGTCAAAGCTCATGAGGCCATCGGTGGCAGATTCAAGCTCGGGCTTGTAAAACTCGGGCTCAACCTCGAAGAAGCTGTCGAAGCATCCAGAGAGATGATCGGAAGGAAGATCGGTACTGCCGAAATCCGCCAGGTTATTGTGGCCGAAATGCTTGACCATGATGAAGAGTACTATGTTTCAATAGCAGGCAATCCTGATGGAGCGGAGCTTCTGCTTTCATCCAAAGGCGGCGTTGATATTGAAGATAACTGGGATACCGTCCAGAGAATTCACATTCCTATCGATGAAACTCCATCGCTTGAAGCGTTGACCGACCTTGCGACAAAAGCCGGGTTCGGTGATCAGGAGATTGCTGAGCGGGTCGCAAAAATTGCATCGAGACTTATTCTTTGTTATGATAATGAAGATGCGCAGTCAATCGAAATCAATCCGCTTGTTATCCGCAAGAGCGATATGCGTTTCGCTGCCCTTGACGCGGTTATGAATGTCGACTGGGACGCACGTTTCCGCCATCCTGACTGGGATTTCAAACCTGTTTCCGAGATTGGTCGTCCGTTTACAGAAGCTGAGCAGCAGATCATGGATATCGACTCCAGAATCAAAGGTTCTGTGAAGTTTGTCGAGGTTCCGGGTGGCGAAGTTGCTCTTCTCACCGCTGGCGGCGGCGCTTCGGTGTTCTATGCCGATGCTGTTGTGGCTCGTGGAGGTTCGATTGCCAACTACGCTGAATATTCCGGTGCTCCTCCCGACTGGGCAGTTGAGGCGCTGACCGAAACCCTTTGCCAGCTCCCCAATATCAAGCATATCATTGTTGGCGGCGCTATTGCTAACTTTACCGATGTGAAAGCTACGTTTGGCGGTATTATCAACGGCCTGCGTGAGAGCAAGGCAAACGGCTATCTTGATGGAGTCAAAATCTGGGTTCGCCGTGGCGGCCCGAATGAAAGCGAAGGTCTTGCCGCTATCAGCAAACTCAAGGATGAAGGTTTTGACATCCATGTTTACGATAGAAATATTCCTATGACCGATATTGTTGATATGGCTATGAACGTCTGA
- a CDS encoding ABC transporter permease, whose amino-acid sequence MNNLPVEISFWQLLLGLVFIFIAQITSLLYHLGLNRDITVGTIRTFAQLFLMGYVLTFIFQLENVWLTLLVFSIMVISASFIVKGRVREKRIPYLLPTILTMFISYFATAFFVSGIIIGVDPWWEPRYFLPFGGMVIGNSMSALAIAIERLFSEMRQQKNMIEARLCLGANYKEASAEMLRNAISAGMIPSINAMMGVGLVFIPGMMAGQVLAGADPLQAVRYQIVIMLMLVGSTAMTSFITIRIIRKRCFGRGEELLLSLSR is encoded by the coding sequence ATGAACAATCTGCCTGTCGAGATCAGCTTCTGGCAGCTGCTGCTGGGCCTCGTTTTTATCTTTATCGCCCAGATAACCTCATTACTGTACCATCTGGGATTGAATCGCGATATTACCGTAGGAACGATCCGTACCTTTGCCCAGCTCTTTTTGATGGGGTATGTTCTCACCTTTATTTTTCAGCTTGAAAACGTATGGCTGACACTGTTGGTATTCAGTATCATGGTTATTTCAGCATCGTTTATCGTCAAGGGACGGGTCAGGGAGAAACGTATTCCATACCTTTTGCCGACTATTCTGACGATGTTTATCAGCTATTTCGCAACGGCTTTTTTCGTATCGGGTATCATTATCGGAGTCGATCCCTGGTGGGAGCCCCGCTATTTTCTGCCATTTGGGGGTATGGTCATCGGTAATTCGATGTCTGCTCTTGCTATTGCCATTGAACGTCTCTTCAGTGAGATGCGTCAGCAGAAAAACATGATCGAAGCCCGCCTTTGCCTGGGAGCGAACTACAAGGAAGCGAGCGCTGAGATGTTGAGAAACGCAATCTCAGCAGGTATGATCCCGTCGATCAATGCGATGATGGGCGTCGGTCTTGTGTTTATACCCGGAATGATGGCGGGTCAGGTTCTTGCAGGGGCGGACCCTTTACAGGCAGTCCGTTATCAGATTGTCATTATGCTGATGCTTGTCGGATCGACAGCGATGACGTCCTTTATTACGATTCGCATTATCCGTAAACGGTGTTTTGGAAGGGGAGAGGAACTACTGCTTTCTTTGTCCCGCTAA
- a CDS encoding ATP-binding protein, with protein MKLDQERLGSFYLGAEYNPETGKRLEQPVHYDARDLTTHALCVGMTGSGKTGLCIGLLEEAALDHIPTIMIDPKGDITNLLLQFPDMKPEDFEPWINEDDARRKGMSRQEYAADTAETWRNGLADWGIGPERIQMLKESSGLTIYTPGSDAGVPISILGSLKSPKLSFEEHGEAIRERITGTVSALLGLTGIKADRIRSREAILLAAIFDHFWRQGEDIDLQRLILSIQTPPLRQIGVFDTDTFFPEKERFDMALAFNNLLASPGFQGWLEGESLDIDTLMYSAEGKPRQSIFYLAHLNESERMFFVTLLLENMLTWMRAQSGTTSLRALLYFDEVFGFLPPVSEPSSKRPLMTMLKQARAFGLGCVLVTQNPVDVDYKALTNTGTWFIGKLQAERDKARVLEGLKNAISQAGGNGDAVDYDALITGLGSRVFLMHNIHEDKPVIFHTRWAMSYLRGPLTRPQVRRLMDEAGREASPKRAPGPSTSLPSRSAKAALASHEPPAGYSASAPVLGASLRPLFLPVRISRDEAVAAVNEEHRGGLQHIDAVLLYEPALLGDADVHFFDKKRGIQEKTRTRLLLPLHAADDAPDWNDADSIPLDEHRLEGEPGVFEPEEGPFFGAVPQSVNSSREMSGMQKKLADMLYYSAKQQINVHPDLDIFQHPDETQRNFLIRLQQAARERRDQQVDKLEEKYAKQIHRLQDKLRKEERELAEDEMEHQNRRNSELIGIGETVLGFFMGRRSTRGVSGALNRRRMTAKAKADIEESHEEIALLEEEIRDLQSAMESEVKQITSRWENVEQELVSEELSPRRTDIDVHRVTLVWRPYWRMSFDNGSGAHNTTIPACEL; from the coding sequence ATGAAGCTTGATCAGGAACGTCTTGGTTCATTTTACCTCGGGGCTGAATATAACCCCGAAACCGGAAAGCGCCTTGAACAACCTGTTCATTACGACGCTCGCGATCTGACAACGCATGCTCTCTGCGTCGGCATGACAGGAAGTGGAAAAACCGGACTCTGCATCGGACTTCTCGAAGAGGCTGCGCTGGACCATATTCCGACGATCATGATCGATCCTAAAGGGGATATCACCAATCTGCTGTTGCAGTTTCCCGATATGAAACCCGAAGATTTCGAGCCATGGATCAATGAAGACGATGCGCGAAGAAAAGGCATGAGCAGGCAGGAATATGCCGCCGATACGGCTGAAACATGGCGAAACGGTCTTGCTGACTGGGGCATCGGGCCTGAAAGAATCCAGATGCTGAAAGAGTCCTCCGGGTTGACGATCTACACACCCGGTTCCGATGCCGGTGTCCCGATCAGTATTCTGGGAAGCCTGAAGTCACCAAAACTCTCCTTTGAAGAACATGGAGAAGCTATACGCGAAAGGATAACCGGAACTGTCAGCGCACTGCTCGGCCTGACCGGAATCAAGGCTGACCGAATCCGCAGCCGGGAGGCTATCCTTCTTGCTGCGATTTTCGATCATTTCTGGCGACAAGGTGAAGATATCGACCTTCAGCGGCTGATTCTCTCTATTCAGACCCCTCCTCTTCGACAGATCGGCGTCTTCGACACCGATACATTCTTTCCTGAGAAAGAGCGTTTCGATATGGCTCTGGCATTTAACAACCTGCTTGCCTCTCCAGGTTTCCAGGGATGGCTGGAAGGGGAATCGCTCGACATCGACACGCTGATGTATAGCGCTGAGGGAAAACCCCGTCAGAGCATTTTTTATCTGGCCCATCTCAACGAGAGCGAGCGAATGTTTTTCGTGACCCTGCTTCTGGAAAACATGCTGACATGGATGCGAGCGCAGTCGGGGACGACAAGTCTCAGGGCACTGCTGTATTTCGACGAGGTATTCGGTTTTCTCCCTCCCGTTTCCGAACCATCTTCGAAACGTCCGCTGATGACCATGCTCAAACAGGCAAGAGCATTCGGTCTTGGCTGTGTTCTGGTGACCCAGAACCCTGTCGATGTCGACTATAAAGCGCTGACAAACACGGGAACCTGGTTCATTGGAAAACTGCAGGCCGAGCGGGATAAAGCAAGGGTTCTTGAAGGATTGAAAAACGCCATCTCCCAGGCAGGCGGCAATGGCGATGCCGTCGATTATGACGCGCTTATTACCGGGCTCGGGAGCAGAGTCTTCCTGATGCATAACATCCACGAGGACAAGCCGGTTATTTTTCATACCCGCTGGGCTATGAGCTACCTCCGGGGCCCTCTGACAAGACCGCAGGTTCGCAGACTCATGGATGAGGCCGGAAGAGAGGCTTCACCGAAAAGAGCACCAGGGCCATCAACGTCTCTACCGTCCAGGTCTGCCAAGGCCGCTTTGGCGTCGCATGAACCTCCTGCAGGCTACAGTGCTTCAGCCCCTGTTCTTGGAGCATCGTTGCGGCCGCTTTTCCTCCCGGTTCGCATCAGTCGCGATGAAGCTGTTGCCGCTGTCAATGAAGAACACCGGGGCGGCCTGCAGCATATCGATGCCGTACTCCTCTATGAACCGGCTCTGCTTGGCGATGCAGATGTCCATTTTTTCGATAAAAAACGAGGCATTCAGGAAAAAACACGCACTCGCCTTCTGCTTCCCCTCCACGCAGCAGACGATGCGCCGGACTGGAATGACGCCGATTCCATCCCGCTTGACGAGCACCGCCTTGAGGGCGAACCGGGAGTTTTCGAACCCGAAGAAGGTCCCTTTTTCGGGGCTGTCCCGCAATCTGTCAATTCATCGAGAGAGATGTCGGGAATGCAGAAAAAACTTGCCGATATGCTCTATTACTCGGCAAAACAACAGATCAACGTCCATCCCGATCTCGATATCTTTCAGCATCCGGATGAAACGCAAAGGAATTTCCTGATCCGCCTCCAGCAGGCCGCCAGAGAACGTCGCGACCAGCAGGTTGACAAGCTTGAGGAAAAGTATGCCAAACAGATCCATCGGCTTCAGGACAAGCTTCGTAAAGAAGAGCGGGAACTGGCTGAAGACGAAATGGAACATCAGAACCGCCGCAACTCAGAACTGATCGGCATCGGAGAAACGGTCCTTGGTTTCTTCATGGGACGACGCAGTACGAGAGGGGTGTCTGGAGCGCTGAACAGACGACGAATGACCGCTAAAGCAAAAGCAGATATCGAGGAGTCTCATGAGGAAATTGCCCTTTTGGAGGAAGAGATCCGCGATCTGCAATCAGCAATGGAAAGCGAGGTGAAGCAGATTACCAGCCGGTGGGAAAATGTCGAACAGGAACTGGTCAGTGAAGAGCTTTCGCCAAGAAGAACGGATATCGATGTACACAGAGTGACCCTCGTCTGGCGTCCTTACTGGCGCATGAGCTTCGACAATGGAAGCGGAGCGCACAACACAACAATT
- a CDS encoding phage integrase N-terminal SAM-like domain-containing protein, with protein MPPDTETGTQSGVTSREGQHDSPKLLESLCQALNVRHYSNRTADTYCAWTRRFVHFHNLRHSREMREVAMNAFL; from the coding sequence ATGCCTCCAGATACGGAAACAGGAACACAATCCGGTGTAACTTCCCGGGAGGGACAGCACGATTCTCCGAAACTTCTGGAGTCATTGTGTCAAGCCTTGAATGTTCGGCACTACAGCAACAGGACAGCAGATACATATTGCGCCTGGACCAGGCGTTTTGTTCATTTTCATAACCTCCGGCATTCAAGAGAGATGAGAGAAGTGGCGATGAATGCTTTTCTGTGA